Part of the Ctenopharyngodon idella isolate HZGC_01 chromosome 24, HZGC01, whole genome shotgun sequence genome, catgcgcacacctaaatgcgcgtctcttgtgcctcatttcggaggcgcacatctgactgtttctatagaaaccggtgcttctaacggccgctgcagtgacgcgatgactttacaggtcggcgattggctcttattttgaaggcgggacttattccgccatattgcgcgttacactttctcccattcaaaacaatacaagtgacacgtcttgtgttattctatagacTTTGATATTatgcaaaagaacagcatataatgcataataagataataatataataaaattaataagcagcaactatttcaacattaataacaataagaaatgttacttgagcaccaaatcagcatattagaatgatttctgaaggatcatgtgacacagaaaaTACAGcattgccatcacatgaataaattccattttaaaatataaaaatagaaaacagttattttaaattgtaagtttttactaaaaacttaaaaaaaaacttctttcaaaaacataaaggaaataaagtgtaaatgcgttccctcaatttactaaatcatgtgcatgatttatacatcgagggaacaaaatagtaaatcgtgcacacgttttagtaaatcacgggaacgaaatagtaaatcgtgcgcatgttttggtaaattgagggaacgaattagtaaatcatacgcacgatttagcctacaattttttttcctgcatgtcatgtccaggGCTCTGTGTTTTTCAGTCTCTGGCTGATGTACACCATTTTCCTCCATGGAGGCATATTGCATCATCAAGGGTTTCTAAATCAGGCATGAGTTGATACCACAGAGAGGATGGCGTCGTGAAAATCCTCGTAAACAGGACTGACAGGAGGAAAGGATTCAAAAAAGGAGTTCGAAGCAGCCATGGAGGATTGCAGATGTTTTattgtgtgttgttgtgttatccactgtatgttttgtatgtgtgtgaatttaCGTGTGTTTCTGCTGTTGAGATGATTCTAGTCTTCAGACTAAAGAGGCGATCTagagatttttaatttttttttttttctttttttttttgacaaggcTGTAAAGATTTCAGGAAAAAATATAGTATGGAAATGTTATTGATTTGGTTGACTGAATAAGCTCTAAAGCCCATTCACACAAAGAATGATAGCTATAAAGAAAACTATATTAGCTTTCACACCAGCGGATGATATCATTCTGCTTATTATAAGCACGGCTTGCAATTTTgtcatctgccactttaaatgcttgagctcttttaagtaggatggattctgattggctgtccatgtttttatcgttcatcagctggaaaaaaaaatcgttGATCTGTgccattatcattatagttgtggtgtggagactgttattcttttacattttttaaatttttaccacTATAtttttatcgttatagttacaGTTATCGTcctggtgtgaacaggcctttagacTGAAATCTGTAAAACAACAGCAGGTTCAGTTTGATTTACATGATGTTCCAGTGATGAACATGAAATTTACAATAATTgtgtgccaataattgtggccaacgtgaacaTTTCTATCATAATGAGAGCCCCCCACCCCCTCCCCcctcaattgttttacttcaattgAGGGGGGAGGGGGTGTTGTGATTTTTGTTGTGatgttgtgatttttaaaatttttttattattattatttaacaagggtgccaataattctggaGTTGCCTATATTCAGTTTCTTTTTCTGCATTGTTAGGAGTCCCTCAGTCATGGGTATCCTTGTCGCTGATCGTCAGTTCTTAGGAGAAATTTGAGTTTTGGATGAATGACAATTTATGGGGGTGAAAATGTTGAACTAGGAATACGTGTAAGTTATTCCTGCACATTGTGGCACCaaaaaatgcatataatatGTAAAAAGTGCTTGGATTTGATCAATatcttaataataaaacagcTCTGGCTCTGTGGTGGGAGTATAGAAGTGGTGCCATGTTCAAAGATTGCTCACATTGAAAGAGCACATAAGCCTTATTTACCGGATCTCAGCAAAGCCATGATTCGAAATGCTCTGAGAGTGGCTGAAATCTGGATGGATGAATATAAATCAAATGTGAATATTGCCTGGAATCTCCCTCTAAAGGTAACAGTAATCGTAAACATTGTTTCAAGGTTAGTTCAGGCTAAGTTGAATATTTCATTGATCTTCATATCATCACCCTGGACCTGGTtaacaaaattactgtttttcctCTAGGATCATGGGATTGATATTGGTGATGTGATCGAAAGAAAACAGTTACGAGAGAAACTCAAATGTAAGCCCTTCAAATGGTATCTGGAAAATGTTTATCCTCTGCTAGAAAGCTGGGAAGACATAATGGGTTATGGCGCAGTAAGTTGCTCAAAGTCTTCTGATATACACAATTTCCATCCCAAGAAgagataaataaagtttagtaAATAGTTGATCCATCTAAACCAGTCATCCCCAAATTTCTGTTGTTTGTTTCTCATGACAGTTGAAGAATGATCTTCTAGAAGGATACTGTATTGATCAAGGAccagtcttgaagaaaaaaatgagatgaCTAACTTTTAAGcctagtctaagcagtttatgcaaccggcAACTGCATGAGAAATAACAGAGAGAGGGCGCCATTTTCTAACATGTATATTCAGTCTCTTAGCAACGTGTTTGTTTATGGGTTTCTCGGTTCGTGACATCCAGTTGGTCGATTGAAACATTTCATTGTATTGCTCGCTATATAGATTTATAGTGTTGATATACAATGGATCAAGTTGAGCTTATGTCAGACCGAATCGCAGCTGTTCAACTtgacagaaagagaaacaggGAGCTGCAGCGCCGAGAGAGGATCTTTAATGATAAAGTCCGCACGATTGGAGTAAGTCCGTTTGCTGGAGACATCTTTATACAGCTGTAAACAGCATTTACAAAttcgttttttgtttgttttctatcTTGGACAGCTTGACAAGGATGCTCTCGACTATCAAGTTAAAGAACGAAGAGAGAAAGACCAACGCGAAGCAAATGAACTGAAAGTCTATGGTGAGGACCAGAATCTgcaacaatcaaaataaataaatgattttcaattttcaaaaatgaaatactgatttttttttttaaagtatttttgtttattctggatctattatcaaaaaaaataataataataatcatacaagtttttgtgatttttatgaTAGACTTGCGTCTTGCGCAGCACATGttgaacttaaagggatagtttcacccaaaaatgaaaattatccgatttactcaccctcaagccagcctaggtgtatatgactatcttctttcagacaaacacagtcggagatatatttaaaaatatcctggctcttccaagctttataatggtagcgAACAGGAggcgtgttttgaagcccaaaatcaatgcatccatccattataaaaaataatccacggctccagggggctaataaaggccttccgaaataaagcgatgggtttttgtaagaaaaatatccatatttaaaactttataaagtaaaatatctagcttccggcagacggctgTACGCAGCGATTTGCAGCGGAAGAGTGAACTCTCAACTGACGCACGACGCAATGACAAACGCGGACGTGCACCAGTCATGAATTAGAGGTctaattttaaagagaaatgttggaggatttcgatataagagaagaggagcttcagtttgttgcacagccctatttgtttgaaccgcgagaggcttacgatactcctacaacctgcgtcatacattgcgtcaggggttactcatttggcgcaagacGACTTAcacagtatgcgtacggtcgactggcggaagctagttattttagattatatagttttaaatatggatatttgtcttacaaaaacccatcgcctcacttcagaaggccttaattaaccccctggagccgtatagattatttttatgatggatggatgtatttatttttggcttcaaaacaggcccaccattcactaccattataaagcttggaaaagccaggatattttttaaatataactccaattgtgttcatctgaaagaagatagtcatacacacctaggatggcttgagggtgagtaaatcatgggacaaatttcatttttgggtgaactatccctttaacattttccttttaaaagtgattccaatcatatttcaagcaatacAAAACCATCATAGAgaacagtgcacatctgaagaCTCTCAGCTAAAGGAAATAATCCATCATTTATCGGCATTAATATaacggccaaattttcttatcggaccgataacaataatattaaaaaagaacatatatcggccaataccgatatggtggctgatatattgtgcattccTAACTTGAATAACATAAGTCATAATAACTACATTGAGGCTGACTCAAAACCTTCTTcccttgtgtgtttttgtagctGATGACCTGCTGTGCAGTGATCGTGTAGCCTGTGTCCTGGAGCAGCGGCAGAAGAAAGATGAGCATCTGCTGAATGAAGCCATTGTGCAATTTAGGCAACAATTCCAACAAACTACCAGCAGACGTGAGTTTGATTTGAATGATCCAGAGCTGCTGAAGAAGCAGGAAGGGGTGCGGATACTTCCGGGACTGACTGGAGAAGATCTGGCCCAGAAGGACCGGCTGAGGAAGCAGCAGGAGCAGCTCAGAGCATGGAGCCTGCAACAGCAAGAAGAACTGGAGCGAGCAAAACAACAGCTACAAGAAAAAGGTAAGTTCACTTGCTGAATGGCAGGCCTAAAAACTGTTCATTTTCACCaattttttgtgactttttgtCCCAGTCTTGAATGTTTGGCTTCTTTCTGAAAACTGTACATTATGCAGGGGCAAAGCCATATTTTCAGATATGAAGGAGACAGAAATATCAAGTgtaattccatttttttttttttttactgacctTCGTCTAATTGACAGGTTTTAATTTTTGCTTCTAATTGGCTAAGAAATCAAATAAACTGCTAAACCAATCATTTGTATTCTATaatatttttcctatatttTTGTAATGACAGTTTTATTATTGAGTTATTAAAGAGTTaatgcctgttcacaccaaagaCGATAattataacgataacgataaacacatagttctaaaaattattctaaatataaaagaatagagtccacaccacaactataacaataaccagctgatgaatgataaaaacattgacagccaatcagaaaccaTCCtgttttaaagagcttgagcatccTGTTTTAAAGTGGCAGATGATAAAAATTAAAGCGTTATCGTCCACTGGTGTGGAcattaatatagttatcgtaATGGTTATATTTAtcgttatcattcttggtgtgaaaagGGCTTTACCCATAAATCTTGTAAACAGCCAATATTAATCGCATAAATTATTTTTCCCAGCCCTAGTATcaatgttttctctttttacaAACTGTATAGTGCATCAGTATGATCAAAGCAGACTATCTCTGGACAACCGAGCTCTTGAATTGCAGAAGATGGAGGAACAATGCAAAAGAGCTACAGCCATCGCCACCAAAAACTTTAACCTGGCACTGGTGAGTCTCTGacgacttaaagggatagttcacgccAAACTTTAAATTTTGTCtttacttactcaccctcaagtggtTCCAAATCttattttcttctgttgaacacaaaagaagatatttttgaagaatattagtaaccagacagttgatggaccccattgacatctatagtaggaaaaaaacactattgaagtcaatggggtccatcaactgtcaggttaccaacattctttaaaattgttcttttgttttcaacagaagaaagaaactcaaacaggtttggaacaatatgaaggtgagtaaatgatgacaaaattttaattttatggtgaattatccctttaagtccaCAAAGTAgagacaaaaagagaaaaataggcTGTGTAATTCACAAAGAACTATAATTTTCCCATTGTTCCTTGCTGCTGCTTGACCACAGGCTGCAGAAATCACACATCGACGTCTACAAGAGCATCATGAGGAAGAGGAAAACAACCAGACGGACATCCTGAACCAGCTAAATGGGGACCTGCTGATGGAAAACCCTGAACAGAAAGTTAGTGTGCTGGGTCTGTCTCGCCTGCGCAGGGACTGTTACAAGGGAATGAGTCCTAAAGAGCTCCAGCAGTACACACAGTACCAGCTGCAGCAAGCAGAAGATAGGAAGGTAAAGCccaaaaatgacttttatttattaataggtAACATCAtgaaatgttgcaaaagatCAAAATACAAGTATTTGTTAAAAACCGAACAAATGTGTGCAGAGTGCTGTCACGAAGCAACGGGAGAAGGAGCTTCAGGAGCATCACGAGCACATGACATCAGCCCGTGCTGCACTGCTGCTAGAAAGACAGCAAGCGCGCTTTAATAAGGAGCTGCGCAGGGCTTTGGACAACACCAATGCACAGCTGGCCCAGGCCCATGATGCTCAGTGAGTTACAATGGGTTTGATTGACTATATTTGATTAGCGTACACGACTGAATTAATAGttttacaataattttaattaatttgaaagcACTGATgttgtgaggaccctattggaattgctccgtttattcttcttcttcgttGTCTTctctaaaataaattacattttcaaagggcctaaacatgctgaAAAACTCATGAGACTTTTCACATATCTCAGAAATGGTGAAAATtgacatctgatatgggttgcAGAAGTCAGTGAGGCAAAGTGACTCAATAGTGCAAACTACTAAATTTCAACGTAACGCCCCATGCgctaccttaaagggttagttcacccaaaaatgaaaataatgtcatttattactcaccctcatgccgttccagacccgtaagaccttcgttaatcttcggaacacacattaagatatttttgatgaaatccgatggctcagtgaggcctgcatagccagcaatgacatttcctctctcaagatccattaatgtactaaaaacatttttaaatcagttcatgtgagtacagtggttcaatattaatattataaagcgacgagaatatttttggtgcgccaaaaaaaaacaaaataacgacttatatagtgatggccgatttcaaaacactgcgtcaggaagctttggagcgttatgaatcagcgtgtcgaatcatgattcggatagcatgtcaaaccgccaaactgctgaaatcacgtgactttggcgctccgaaccgctgattcgacacgctgattcgacacgctgattcataacgctccgaagcttcatgaagcagtattttgaaatcggccatcactatgtaagtcattatttagttttttttggcgcaccaaaaatattctcgttgctttataatattaatattgaaccactgtactcacatgaactgatttaaatatgtttttagtacattaatggatcttgagagaggaaatgtcattgctggctatggaggcctcattgagccatcggatttcaacaaaaatatcttaatttggcttccgaagattaacgaaggtcttacgggtgtggaacggcatgagggtgagtaataaatgacattattttcatttttgggtgaactaaccctttaaataaattctgagGGCACATCCTGCATGTCCGAGATAGACGcattcctgggtcaacatatttcgttgatcctggaacaacattccggTCCGAAAATGTAGTCCAACCCTATCCCTAACCCTATCAtttcagagggaaatgatatgtgaataacactgatgtagaagcacgtaaccctggttgtaaaccttaaagggatagttcacccaaaaaatgaaaattttgtcatttactccccctcaaattgttccaaacctgtatatatttctttgttctgctgtacacaaaggaagatatttggaagaatgcttgtaaccaagcagatctcgccccctaGTGACTaccataatatatttttttcctactatttttacaaatatcttgctttgtgttcagcagaacaaagaaatttatacaggtttggaacaacttgagggggagtaaatgtaAACTGACAAACTGTAAActtccctcaaatctgattggttgattggaatgttgatccatgaacatgttgcacttgttgaaatcaggttctgctaACATGCCAACAAATTtctgtattctgtaaaacaggttGCATTGCTTCTGGTTCaggtcttttgtatgtgcttcatTAAATATAGAGCTGTTTTACTCAAGATGCCTTCAAAGGAGCATAACCGATGTCCATTGCATATGGTGATTGATatctaaaagtatttttttttctaactaacatttggaaattaaaattgaataaaatggcaACAGTAAAAATAACTAGCTGATTGATATCGCCGTCAGTTCATACTGCTGTTAACACTTAACACAAGAGGATGCGATGAGACCTGTTTTCCTGTTCGTTCATGTGACGTTCGACATAAAGCCTTCAAAAAAGTCTCTTAGAGCCATAGcctaaacccaacaggaagtcagccattttgaattttctctgcaatttttgccatttccaggcaccatactttaacaaactcctctaAGAGATTTAATTTATATGATTTTAGCATTTAAAGTTAGTCAGTAgacaatattacataaaaaacttAAAGGAAAATTAGAAACGTGTCATTGGCAACTAaattaaagtactaaaattactgaaaaaaactaaatctgaaatgaaaataaattgaagctaaatagaaatataaaaaaaactaatacaaatgacaaaaacagcaaaattactaaaactttaattaaaatgaaaactgaaaataaaatctaatgaattcaaaaaatatgaacaaatactATATTCGTATAAAAAAACAATTCTCTGTTACTTGAGTGGtttattttgtaacaaatgCAAGCACTGTTTCCATTTACAGGAAGAAACAACTTCAGGACCTGTCCACCAACATTCCTGACGAGCGCTACTTTTCCCAGTTCAATACCAGCAGTAGATAAACTTCACAGCGGGAACCTGAAAGACGAACACCATCAGGGCTCAGCGATCGAGGACAATACACCATATCATTTTACAGTCAACACCTTAGCTTTAAATAGACGGGGGACTCCAATGGAAGCTGCACAATTTTTAATAGGTCACAAAGTATACGGAGGCAAAAATTATATGGAGTTGTCACAgtagtttttctttatttaaacattcatgttataaacaaaacaagttACATATTCATGAACAACTGAAATCACGTAACTTAAAACAACCTGCCGAGGtcattaaagtaaaaatatactCTTTACAactttactatttactctttttttttcattaaaaagaactgaCATTATAAATCACAAGTTTTATGGTTTATCAGGTGTCCTGAGAGTGTTCTACACTGTAAACACCTATATGCTGCTGTCATGCAAAGTTTAAATCACAATTAGTATTTACAAAAGAGTCCTCCATTTTGTTTCAGTGGAAGTACAGATGATCAGTACACAGGTTTCTGCACCAGATGGCAGCACAGGCCAGTTCAAGATATTACATTAAGTTCTTCACATGAAGTAACAGTGTAAATTCACACCCCAGTAAGTTCACCAATATGATAAACAAAAGGGGGAAACATCCTGTAAACAATGCCTTTACAATTGTCCTGGTTTAGAGACTACCTGTCAAAGTAAGCTTTCCAAGACAAACTTGTCCCATTTTACCAGCAAAACCTCAATagcctttttctttctttgactTGGCAAAGAGCTGTACCTAGAAATGAAGTTACAAATAAGTTACAAATAAATGGCATATAAACTCATCCTAAAAATCCTAAAATATGACACTTGTAGGTATGTGTTACCTGAGGGAGTTTATGACCAGCTCTTTCAATGTGCCTAAATTAAAGCTCATTCCTCCAAAGCCCATGAAGGCTTCATAGAAATCGTGTGAAAGGCCAGTGGCCCCAAAGAGAGCTGGATCATCCGAGCTGATCACTACAGGATGACCCTCAGCCATCAGCACTGTCGCCGGGTGGTCCCGCAAGTCTGAGACCAGTTTCAACACCTGACAAAGAGTCACAGCATTATTAGTATTTTCAAATAAGTGTCCATTCAGACATTTGCAATGAAACATAAATATAGCAACGACTGAAAGAGGAGCATAGTGGAAAGTTGAAAATATGTACCATAACCTACAGATTGGgaaaagtaagatttttttatttttgtttttgaaaaaaatttatacatttactcagcaggatgcattaaatcgatcaagagtgacagtaaagacatttataatgttagaaaagttttctatttcaaataaatgctgttcttttgaactttctattcatcaagcaTCCTGGGAAAAAGTGTAtcaaagtttccacaaaaatattaagcagcacaactgtttccaacattgatataataagaagaaatgttattTAAGCATCAAActggcatattagaatgatttctgaaggatcaccacagtaataaattgtaataatatttcacaatattactgtttttactgtacttttatcaaataaatgaagccttaaatcagagacttatttcaaaaatattttaaaaatcttactgacctcaaacttttgaacaatagtgtatatcAATTTCAAATAGTAAATAACCTTAACATAAccctaaaaaaatataattaatagaatatttacatttttatattaatattacatattatatacatttataatattaatattttctatattattattacatatttattatattgatATTTACTTCACAATTTCTCTAATTTATAAACTGTTGTGATTGTAGCATGTTTATTATTATCACAAACATACATGGACAATCATCAGAATTGTGATTTTACCTAAATATAAATAGGAATATAGCTGTCTAAACAGCTATTTGGTTACTGATTAACACTTAAACAATAAAACCAGGAACATGCATTAAGGAAGTACCTAGGATTAGTTTTGACTTTACAGGCATAATGAGTGATGAGTGACATACCTGATTTGAGATAGGGCAGATTTCAATTGGTACACCCATCTTTTTAGACATCTCTTTAACTACCGGGTGACGTGCCAAGGCAAAGCCATGACCAATACGTGTGGTGTTGAATAGAAGAGCATCCATGAGGTTCTGATCAACATCTGTTCCCTGTGAATCTGTGTGGGAAAAGCGAATAAAGTTACTATAGCAACCGTGAAAAAAGAACAAGCACTCAATCTTTTTGAGCCTAAAGGACGACTTTGAGTTACACTGCTTTGTACCAGATGAAAGAACAAAGATGTCAAAAGAAAACCTGTCTCTCCTGCATGGAAAAAGTAGGGCAGGTTAACACCCCTGTCTTCAGGTAGACTCAAAGCATCCTTGAAGTACCACAAAGGTCTTCCAAGGTCTTCTTGTCCTACCTGGAGTTATAAAAATTCTAAAGTTTATTCACGtattgtgtatttcagcaaCATGCTCATCACTGAACCATCAAATACTCACAAAGTCAAAGCCTGCCATGGTATCTGGAAAGTTCCTTTGTAGTGCCATTGCTTCCTCTACTGCCTTCACTGCCTCAGTCGCATTTATTCCCCTAAGAGCAACAGGAAATGATTTCTATTCATTCAAATCTTCTTGAATAAGACAAATATTTGAACTAGTTCAATGTTTATCTCACCTGTGGACGGTAAAAATAACCCGAGCCCCTAAGAAGTCTGGGTAGTGTGCCGTAAATCTCCTCACAACTTCCTGGCAGGCCCGCATACTCCAGTCCTTATCATTCAGTCTGCCATCAAGTTCATATGTCttgatattttcaaataaacatgagcacatattaattttcatttattgtaCACTCCATTTTatatggaagcttatttccgccatggaataaaaaaaataaaaaacgtttcaaaagtttgactttttttctcagaattgtgggtttatatcgcaattctgactttataacatgcaattgcgagttataaagtcagaattctgagaaaatttTTGATCAGAATTGGACTATAATTCGcaagactttataactcacaattgcgacttc contains:
- the LOC127507058 gene encoding RIB43A-like with coiled-coils protein 2 isoform X12, translating into MDQVELMSDRIAAVQLDRKRNRELQRRERIFNDKVRTIGLDKDALDYQVKERREKDQREANELKVYADDLLCSDRVACVLEQRQKKDEHLLNEAIVQFRQQFQQTTSRREFDLNDPELLKKQEGVRILPGLTGEDLAQKDRLRKQQEQLRAWSLQQQEELERAKQQLQEKVHQYDQSRLSLDNRALELQKMEEQCKRATAIATKNFNLALAAEITHRRLQEHHEEEENNQTDILNQLNGDLLMENPEQKVSVLGLSRLRRDCYKGMSPKELQQYTQYQLQQAEDRKSAVTKQREKELQEHHEHMTSARAALLLERQQARFNKELRRALDNTNAQLAQAHDAQKKQLQDLSTNIPDERYFSQFNTSSR
- the ada2a gene encoding adenosine deaminase 2-A isoform X1 yields the protein MLTLTLRDQMWIWMLFLWCASCNCGPDPRKREALIRLEASRRTGGNITLDEREKLLDSKLQKLKQHDMEAGPFPPSMHFFKAKRFIDQSPVFNLIQRMPKGAALHVHDFAMVDVDWLVKNVTYRENCYVCFTDEQTVQFVFSSGQPASRPHCSSWTLLRSLREKIKNSTDLDNSFIRNLTLFTEDPDRDYPSQDIVWKRFEKAFLVAYGLVTYAPVFKDYLYEGLRQFYEDNIMFVEIRALLPATYELDGRLNDKDWSMRACQEVVRRFTAHYPDFLGARVIFTVHRGINATEAVKAVEEAMALQRNFPDTMAGFDFVGQEDLGRPLWYFKDALSLPEDRGVNLPYFFHAGETDSQGTDVDQNLMDALLFNTTRIGHGFALARHPVVKEMSKKMGVPIEICPISNQVLKLVSDLRDHPATVLMAEGHPVVISSDDPALFGATGLSHDFYEAFMGFGGMSFNLGTLKELVINSLRYSSLPSQRKKKAIEVLLVKWDKFVLESLL
- the ada2a gene encoding adenosine deaminase 2-A isoform X2 yields the protein MVDVDWLVKNVTYRENCYVCFTDEQTVQFVFSSGQPASRPHCSSWTLLRSLREKIKNSTDLDNSFIRNLTLFTEDPDRDYPSQDIVWKRFEKAFLVAYGLVTYAPVFKDYLYEGLRQFYEDNIMFVEIRALLPATYELDGRLNDKDWSMRACQEVVRRFTAHYPDFLGARVIFTVHRGINATEAVKAVEEAMALQRNFPDTMAGFDFVGQEDLGRPLWYFKDALSLPEDRGVNLPYFFHAGETDSQGTDVDQNLMDALLFNTTRIGHGFALARHPVVKEMSKKMGVPIEICPISNQVLKLVSDLRDHPATVLMAEGHPVVISSDDPALFGATGLSHDFYEAFMGFGGMSFNLGTLKELVINSLRYSSLPSQRKKKAIEVLLVKWDKFVLESLL